The following proteins come from a genomic window of Aspergillus luchuensis IFO 4308 DNA, chromosome 3, nearly complete sequence:
- a CDS encoding cytochrome P450 (COG:Q;~EggNog:ENOG410PIDJ;~InterPro:IPR001128,IPR002403,IPR036396;~PFAM:PF00067;~go_function: GO:0004497 - monooxygenase activity [Evidence IEA];~go_function: GO:0005506 - iron ion binding [Evidence IEA];~go_function: GO:0016705 - oxidoreductase activity, acting on paired donors, with incorporation or reduction of molecular oxygen [Evidence IEA];~go_function: GO:0020037 - heme binding [Evidence IEA];~go_process: GO:0055114 - oxidation-reduction process [Evidence IEA]), with amino-acid sequence MLDFYTLAVLGLLAVFGYAFTRREKPDPREPPLVRSSIPVVGHLPCFLWYGLSYFTMLTEKHGLPIFGLNMVFTKSYLVTSPSILLSIQRNKKSLSFDPFLSMAAERMVGIRGPTLELMREKQSGGQGLKQTVIHAMQPTLIGAPLDRMNERMTRLLRPLVDELASATTIDLYGWCRHAITVASTDASYGPLNPYKDANIEESFWSFESHLSPLMANFLPWLTARTAWRGREAVVAALVRYYEQGGHEDGSEMTQVRWKTMREAGMSAADIAREEVGMGIGLLSNTVPAAFWVLYELYSRPDLLEEIREEIRTNALRVDADQRHIIDISALRDNCPLVVSSFQEILRVQSASAPTRFVMEDVMLADQYFLKAGSMINMPAKTLGRMPEAWGETASEFDARRYIRSEEKNPRRTAGFMTFGVSPVICPGRHFASSEILGLAALLVLRYDIAPVDGQWRTPRLNSMAVASNMRPLKDKFPVTVRPRSEYAGVEWDCTVQPGSGVFNLMVG; translated from the exons ATGCTGGACTTCTACACGCTGGCGGTGCTCGGCCTCCTGGCCGTCTTCGGGTACGCCTTCACTCGTCGCGAGAAGCCCGACCCGCGCGAACCACCATTGGTGCGCAGCAGTATTCCCGTGGTCGGCCATCTGCCGTGTTTCTTGTGGTATGGCTTATCATACTTTACCATGCTAAC CGAGAAACATGGCCTACCGATTTTCGGCCTCAACATGGTCTTCACCAAGAGCTACCTGGTCACCTCGCCTAGCATTCTGCTGTCCATCCAACGGAACAAAAAGTCCCTGAGCTTTGACCCGTTCCTCAGCATGGCGGCCGAGCGCATGGTCGGCATTCGTGGCCCGACGCTGGAGCTGATGCGCGAAAAGCAATCGGGCGGCCAGGGATTGAAGCAGACCGTCATCCATGCCATGCAGCCCACGCTAATAGGCGCGCCCTTGGATCGCATGAACGAGCGCATGACGCGCCTGCTGCGACCCCTGGTCGATGAGCTGGCCAgcgccaccaccatcgaccTCTACGGCTGGTGTCGCCATGCCATCACGGTCGCAAGTACGGATGCCTCGTATGGGCCACTGAACCCCTACAAGGATGCGAACATCGAGGAATCATTCTG GTCCTTTGAGTCGCACCTCAGCCCATTAAtggccaacttcctcccctgGCTGACCGCGCGCACTGCGTGGCGGGGGCGCGAGGCGGTCGTGGCCGCTTTGGTGCGGTACTACGAGCAAGGGGGCCATGAGGACGGATCGGAGATGACCCAGGTACGATGGAAGACGATGCGGGAGGCCGGGATGTCCGCTGCGGATATCGCACGAGAGGAGGTAGGCATGGGCATCGGGCTCCTCTCCAACACGGTTCCCGCCGCCTTCTGGGTGCTGTATGAGCTGTACTCCCGACCCGACCTACTGGAGGAAATCCGGGAGGAGATTCGCACGAATGCGCTCCGCGTGGACGCCGACCAGCGACACATCATCGATATCTCGGCTCTACGCGACAACTGCCCGCTCGTGGTCTCGAGCTTCCAGGAAATCCTACGCGTGCAGTCTGCATCTGCCCCGACGCGATTTGTCATGGAAGACGTGATGCTGGCGGATCAATATTTTCTCAAAGCGGGAAGTATGATCAACATGCCGGCCAAGACGTTGGGTCGCATGCCCGAGGCATGGGGAGAGACGGCGAGTGAGTTCGATGCGCGGCGGTACATCcggtcggaggagaagaacccGCGGCGCACGGCAGGCTTCATGACGTTTGGAGTGTCCCCCGTCATCTGTCCCGGACGACACTTTGCCAGCTCGGAGATTCTCGGATTAGCCGCTCTGTTGGTGCTCCGATATGATATAGCGCCGGTGGATGGCCAGTGGCGCACGCCGCGGTTGAACTCGATGGCGGTCGCGTCGAACATGCGACCGCTCAAGGATAAGTTTCCAGTGACGGTGCGTCCACGCAGCGAATACGCGGGAGTGGAATGGGACTGTACGGTGCAGCCCGGGAGTGGAGTGTTTAACTTGATGGTGGGAtag
- a CDS encoding NAD(P)/FAD-dependent oxidoreductase (COG:E;~EggNog:ENOG410PMWM;~InterPro:IPR006076,IPR036188;~PFAM:PF01266,PF13450;~TransMembrane:1 (i7-24o);~go_function: GO:0016491 - oxidoreductase activity [Evidence IEA];~go_process: GO:0055114 - oxidation-reduction process [Evidence IEA]): MDKTQSIVIVGAGVFGLSTALYLAEDGFSSITVMDRSMPPVPDGSSNDISRVIRFDYGDPVYAKMGRDAYELWNTSPDYADSFHRTPCVWTAQQSGPADLVSAGGSDFIRKTKKILTDMGCEWHNLDNVTALKDRFPTVSGTPIGAGFEGFYNNAAGWADAGLAITGLRDRCIRAGVSFVTGRHGHVTSLEKGSDGGVTAVRTIDGGRITADQFILATGAWTASLVPSWNTMVATAQIVGFVRLTPEEVKRLKDLPIIFNLSTGFFSFPPHEQTGYLKVACHSFGYTLSSSNVSSPPSEAISQRANFIPEEGRQRLLAGLGEILPELVARGFEKTCLCWYNETPTGDFIFDRHPEHKNVFVATGGTGHAYKFLPVIGEYIAKAFLGQLPADLAERWKFHTDYRSRAQDDLFTGASARGGGDGSRGGPGRREFTAQERDRLLTLTNALVRRPAKI; encoded by the exons ATGGACAAGACACAGTCCATCGTGATCGTGGGAGCCGGCGTCTTTGGCCTCTCCACAGCCCTATACCTGGCCGAAGAtggcttctcctccatcacgGTAATGGATCGGTCCATGCCGCCCGTCCCCGATGGATCGAGCAATGACATCTCCCGCGTTATTCGCTTCGACTATGGTGATCCCGTCTATGCGAAGATGGGCCGCGATGCCTACGAGCTTTGGAATACCAGTCCCGACTATGCGGACTCCTTCCATCGCACCCCTTGTGTCTGGACGGCGCAGCAGTCAGGGCCTGCCGACCTCGTCTCGGCGGGCGGATCCGACTTCATTcgcaagaccaagaagatcCTCACGGATATGGGCTGCGAATGGCACAACCTCGACAATGTGACCGCCTTGAAAGATCGTTTCCCTACAGTGTCAGGCACTCCCATCGGAGCAGGCTTCGAGGGATTCTACAACAACGCCGCGGGCTGGGCCGATGCGGGCCTCGCCATTACCGGCCTGCGCGATCGCTGCATCCGCGCGGGCGTCTCCTTTGTCACCGGTCGCCATGGACATGTAACCAGCTTGGAGAAAGGGTCGGATGGCGGAGTGACCGCCGTGCGAACCATCGATGGCGGGCGCATCACTGCCGATCAGTTCATTCTGGCGACAGGAGCATGGACCGCCAGTTTGGTGCCCTCATGGAACACCATGGTGGCCACCGCGCAGATCGTCGGGTTCGTGCGACTTACTCCGGAGGAGGTGAAGCGTCTGAAGgacctccccatcatcttcaacctgTCTACGGGATTCTTCAGCTTCCCGCCTCATGAGCAGACCGGATACTTGAAGGTGGCTTGCCACAGTTTCGGCTACACCTTGTCCTCGTCCAACgtttcctccccacccagcGAGGCCATCTCACAGCGTGCCAACTTCATCCCCGAGGAAGGCCGTCAACGACTGCTGGCTGGTCTGGGTGAGATCTTACCTGAGTTGGTGGCGCGAGGTTTCGAGAAGACATGTCTCTGCTGGTACAACGAGACCCCGACGGGCGATTTCATCTTTGACCGCCATCCCGAACATAAGAACGTGTTTGTCGCGACCGGCGGTACGGGACA TGCATACAAATTCCTTCCGGTAATCGGCGAGTACATTGCCAAGGCCTTCCTGGGTCAACTGCCCGCCGACCTGGCGGAACGGTGGAAGTTCCACACCGACTACCGGTCGCGGGCGCAAGATGACTTGTTCACGGGCGCCAGTGctcgcggcggcggcgatggcAGTCGGGGTGGTCCTGGACGTCGGGAGTTTACGGCGCAGGAGCGAGACAGACTCTTGACCTTGACGAATGCTCTCGTCCGGAGACCCGCCAAGATATAG
- a CDS encoding GNAT family N-acetyltransferase (COG:S;~EggNog:ENOG410PSER;~InterPro:IPR000182,IPR016181;~PFAM:PF13673,PF13508,PF00583;~go_function: GO:0008080 - N-acetyltransferase activity [Evidence IEA]) — protein MASTTSPLRLEPATLEDLPALTDLWYNAFTTESMLTIWPDTPGVRQWWHEANEHDMRHKPAEKFLKVVDTSQNNRIVAYAKWSLQTAEERGARWPAWHPDMDPVHNDAFVKQLETFRAALVGGGRPNYYLDMLATHTDYRRMGAARLLLEWGCRAADQAGVPVYIDASKAGKPVYERFGFEDRSHVFGDTGALAPMVRDPPKKDA, from the exons ATGGCTTCtaccacctcccccctccgcctCGAACCCGCCACTCTCGAGGACCTCCCTGCCCTCACCGACCTCTGGTACAATGCCTTCACCACCGAATCCATGCTGACCATCTGGCCCGACACCCCGGGCGTCCGACAATGGTGGCACGAAGCCAACGAGCACGACATGCGACACAAACCCGCAGAGAAATTCCTCAAGGTCGTCGACACCTCCCAGAATAACCGCATCGTCGCCTACGCCAAATGGTCTCTGCAGACGGCGGAAGAGCGTGGTGCTCGCTGGCCGGCCTGGCATCCGGATATGGATCCGGTGCATAATGATGCCTTTGTCAAGCAGCTGGAGACATTCCGGGCTGCGTtggtgggtggggggagaCCGAATTATT ATCTCGATATGCTCGCGACTCACACGGATTACCGACGGATGGGCGCCGCTCGTCTGCTTCTGGAATGGGGCTGTCGCGCTGCGGACCAGGCAGGCGTGCCGGTCTACATTGATGCCAGTAAGGCGGGCAAGCCCGTCTATGAGCGCTTTGGCTTCGAGGATCGTAGCCATGTCTTTGGGGATACGGGTGCCTTGGCACCTATGGTGCGGGATCCACCGAAGAAGGATGCTTGA
- a CDS encoding aromatic ring-hydroxylating oxygenase subunit alpha (COG:P;~EggNog:ENOG410PH2B;~InterPro:IPR036922,IPR017941,IPR015879,IPR001663;~PFAM:PF00355;~go_function: GO:0005506 - iron ion binding [Evidence IEA];~go_function: GO:0051537 - 2 iron, 2 sulfur cluster binding [Evidence IEA];~go_process: GO:0044237 - cellular metabolic process [Evidence IEA];~go_process: GO:0055114 - oxidation-reduction process [Evidence IEA]), protein MASALWNYLGLRETPTTPTNEAVRALPASWYTSQEMFELERRAIFSRKWLLTTHKLRLPNTGDWLQYEVSGFNFVLVRDKEGNINAFHNVCRHRAFPLVTEEKGSARIFACKYHGWSYGLNGKLAKAPGYQDLDGFDKSKNSLLPIHVHLDANGFIWVNLDAGEQPEISWDDDFKGIDLQSRFADVKWEDYTFDHTWEQEGDYNWKILADNYNECYHCATTHPDIPALADLATYSVDTKDGGIIHDAHSKPDQIAAGLRIASTYYFPNASMTVSPHFFFMQRFVPLSPTRSVMKYEVYRNKNSSDEDFELINTMYKRIMSEDKYLCDLTQKNLNAGVFVNGELHPKMEKGPLYFQKVVRDVVTEHFQREEKEGQEYWPARQRVPKEAATSAQDMQFCANLGCGAGKECCSNIGAQPPAAVAW, encoded by the exons ATGGCCTCCGCATTGTGGAACTACCTGGGTCTCCGCGAGACCCCCACTACCCCTACCAATGAGGCCGTGCGAGCCCTGCCGGCTTCATGGTACACCTCGCAGGAGATGTTCGAGCTGGAGCGACGcgccatcttctcccgcaAATGGCTGCTGACCACTCACAAGCTGCGTCTCCCCAACACTGGAGACTGGCTGCAGTACGAGGTGTCCGGCTTCAACTTTGTTCTGGTGCGCGACAAGGAGGGCAACATCAACGCCTTCCACAACGTCTGCCGCCACCGCGCTTTCCCCTTGGTGACCGAGGAGAAGGGTTCCGCCCGCATCTTCGCCTGCAAGTACCATGGCTGGTCCTACGGCCTCAATGGCAAGCTGGCCAAGGCCCCTGGCTACCAGGACCTCGATGGCTTCGACAAGAGCAAGAACagcctcctccccatccacgtGCACCTCGACGCCAACGGCTTCATCTGGGTCAACCTGGATGCCGGGGAACAGCCCGAGATCTCGTGGGACGATGACTTCAAGGGCATCGATCTGCAGTCCCGCTTTGCCGATGTCAAGTGGGAGGACTACACCTTTGACCACACTTGGGAGCAGGAGGGCGACTACAACTGGAAGATCCTGGCCGACAACTACAACGAATGCTACCACTGCGCGACTACGCACCCCGACATCCCCGCCCTGGCCGACTTGGCCACCTACTCGGTCGACACCAAGGATGGCGGCATCATCCATGATGCCCACTCCAAGCCCGACCAGATCGCGGCCGGGCTCCGCATCGCTAGCACATACTACTTCCCCAATGCCTCCATGACTGTCTC GCCACACTTTTTCTTCATGCAGCGTTTCGTCCCGCTCTCCCCCACCCGGTCGGTGATGAAGTACGAGGTGTACCGCAACAAGAACTCGAGCGACGAGGACTTTGAGCTGATCAACACCATGTACAAGCGCATCATGTCCGAGGACAAGTATCTGTGCGATCTGACCCAGAAGAACCTGAATGCGGGAGTGTTTGTGAACGGCGAGCTGCAcccgaagatggagaagggcCCCTTGTATTTCCAGAAGGTGGTGCGCGACGTGGTGACGGAGCACTTCCAgcgcgaggagaaggagggacaGGAGTACTGGCCCGCCCGTCAGCGGGTGCCCAAGGAGGCGGCAACGAGTGCGCAGGACATGCAGTTCTGTGCCAACCTGGGGTGTGGGGCCGGTAAGGAATGCTGCTCGAATATCGGGGCGCAGCCACCGGCGGCGGTCGCCTGGTGA
- a CDS encoding putative C6 transcription factor (COG:K;~EggNog:ENOG410PKVB;~InterPro:IPR036864,IPR001138;~PFAM:PF00172;~go_function: GO:0000981 - DNA-binding transcription factor activity, RNA polymerase II-specific [Evidence IEA];~go_function: GO:0008270 - zinc ion binding [Evidence IEA];~go_process: GO:0006355 - regulation of transcription, DNA-templated [Evidence IEA]) — MTPPEGQRRRLRSNHACLNCRRKKTRCPGEKPACSCCVRLNQPCSYTPVTRTSIGSPSKDRLAELEEKVNLILNGNILARSTGPETKLSPPSPRRRDSHTPYPVPSGLGEGTTPHSSPSVIARAINLYVEHCHRQPVWCFDFDGPGEPGSLPEELICSLLALTLRYLHEQDQGQHYADDARTLIMLRIANGTVELATIESLCLLSYSSFIDGNTHLGQFYLGLASQLCRAAMLDVAVAYSTDDPHMERKKRLFWSLQLLEQSYGRQTGILRTSTEIWRPPYFATDGDQDSHKATGPPPPPMPQDSVGCTNPHDTGIWNMSNQFGWVWSNVRGYVSDCARSKMKEPWRHESMYSMILSDLTEVENRTPFCHRYDHVQFYERTGEELSYELAYWVPWLKLQFMYHAILTVLNHPFLYIMASRQNPNLAIPNSFWRRSSELVVLHATWIVRLIDMVVEKEVRLSDPFFAHVAAIAATVQLYYCCAGDPRLKYKSRVDYAKCREFLRTFATTSRACEGLHRILDQMMRIASGSENVDYETWLPSKIYLSIPLMWDILQFNVTDRSAGGRGDGRLLHSSLAASAVGQGSEEDSTLEVIVTTSPEVTVNTADGGQAVPLPLYRTPATSKANAAATSIMRDTLVAPIDSLMVNTPWLWADSAPLGDMESSLGYANSGPGGGDAEFSSWWNLGNL, encoded by the exons ATGACGCCACCAGAAGGACAGCGTCGGAGATTACGGTCAAATCATGCTTGTTTGAATTGCAG AAGGAAAAAAACGCGCTGTCCGGGCGAGAAACCGGCCTGCTCATGCTGTGTGCGGCTTAACCAGCCGTGCTCGTATACACCCGTCACGAGGACGTCAATAGGCAGTCCTTCC AAAGATCGCCTGgcagagctggaagaaaagGTCAATCTCATTCTAAACGGCAATAT ACTAGCTCGATCGACAGGTCCCGAGACGAAGTTATCGCCACCATCCCCGAGACGCCGCGATTCTCACACCCCTTATCCTGTCCCATCGGGGCTGGGCGAGGGCACTACCCCTCACTCTTCACCCTCGGTCATCGCCAGGGCGATTAATCTCTACGTGGAGCACTGTCACCGGCAGCCGGTGTGGTGTTTCGACTTCGATGGGCCAGGCGAGCCCGGCTCTCTCCCGGAGGAGCTGATTTGTAGTCTGTTGGCACTCACCTTGCGCTACTTACATGAGCAGGACCAGGGCCAGCATTATGCCGACGATGCTAGGACGCTCATCATGCTGCGCATTGCCAATGGGACAGTGGAGCTGGCCACGATAGAAAGTTTGTGTCTGCTGTcctattcttctttcatcG ATGGCAATACACACCTCGGACAGTTCTACCTAGGCCTGGCATCCCAGCTTTGTCGCGCGGCCATGCTAGATGTTGCGGTCGCCTATTCCACCGATGATCCACACATGGAGCGAAAGAAGCGGCTGTTCTGGAGTCTACAATTGCTCGAGCAATCGTACGGCCGACAGACGGGCATCTTACGCACATCGACCGAGATCTGGCGCCCACCATACTTCGCGACGGATGGCGACCAGGACAGCCACAAGGCGACGgggcctccgccgccacccATGCCGCAGGACAGCGTGGGATGCACGAACCCCCACGATACAGGAATCTGGAACATGAGCAACCAATTCGGCTGGGTCTGGAGTAATGTCAGGGGCTATGTATCGGACTGTGCGCGCAGCAAAATGAAGGAGCCCTGGCGGCATGAGTCAATGTACTCCATGATCCTGTCCGACCTTACGGAGGTCGAGAACCGGACGCCCTTCTGCCATCGCTATGATCACGTTCAGTTCTACGAGCGTACTGGTGAGGAGCTGTCCTATGAATTGGCCTACTGGGTACCCTGGTTGAAGTTGCAGTTCATGTACCATGCCATCCTCACCGTCCTGAATCACCCGTTTCTGTACATTATGGCCTCGCGCCAGAATCCCAACCTGGCCATCCCGAACAGCTTCTGGCGACGTTCCTCggagctggtggtgctgcacGCCACCTGGATTGTGCGCTTGATCgacatggtggtggagaaggaagtaCGCCTGTCCGACCCCTTTTTCGCCCATGTCGCCGCCATTGCCGCCACGGTGCAGCTATACTATTGCTGTGCCGGGGATCCCCGTCTGAAATACAAGTCGCGGGTAGACTATGCCAAGTGCCGCGAGTTCCTGAGGACCTTTGCCACTACATCGCGGGCCTGCGAGGGCTTG CATCGCATCCTGGACCAGATGATGCGTATTGCATCCGGCTCGGAGAATGTCGACTATGAGACCTGGCTCCCCTCCAAGATCTACTTGAGCATCCCACTCATGTGGGACATCCTACAGTTCAACGTCACGGATCGGTCGGCGGGCGGGAGGGGAGACGGCCGCCTGCTGCATTCCTCATTGGCAGCATCGGCGGTCGGGCAAGGCTCCGAAGAGGACTCGACGCTCGAGGTGATTGTCACAACCTCGCCGGAGGTGACGGTCAACACCGCCGACGGGGGCCAGGCGGTGCCCCTGCCTCTGTATCGGACGCCAGCGACCTCCAAAGCTAACGCAGCAGCTACTTCCATAATGCGTGACACCCTCGTTGCGCCGATTGACAGTCTGATGGTCAATACTCCATGGCTCTGGGCCGACTCGGCTCCACTGGGCGACATGGAGAGCTCCCTGGGATACGCCAACTCCGGTCCGGGCGGCGGAGATGCGGAATTTTCGTCATGGTGGAATTTGGGAAACCTGTGA
- a CDS encoding uncharacterized protein (COG:P;~EggNog:ENOG410PGCE;~InterPro:IPR020846,IPR005828,IPR036259;~PFAM:PF07690;~TransMembrane:10 (i81-101o107-128i185-206o212-231i251-272o301-321i333-352o358-375i396-418o433-451i);~go_component: GO:0016021 - integral component of membrane [Evidence IEA];~go_function: GO:0022857 - transmembrane transporter activity [Evidence IEA];~go_process: GO:0055085 - transmembrane transport [Evidence IEA]) — protein MMDRSDEKTKELVVSPHGDPHVDEDPLADTEKSFWERSWPTFACGAGLWSDGYLQYVIGTVNTMLDKIYPKIYDGSTYSQNVSSIAFAGTVVGMLFFGYLSDHWSRSNTLMVSTVILFVFGALCAGAYGHNGSLPGMFTALTVYRFFLGLGVGGEYPAGSVAAAESSGELAEGTRHRWFILFTNFQLDLASVASSLVPMIVVLATGENHLRAAWRICLGLGVIPPLSLIYLRMKLKEPAEYTREKMNKFPVWLIVKFYWKRWCVVSLIWFIYDFSTYSFSIYSSAWLADIIGDSAPMWQTLGWNTLINVFYLPGSALGAFLSDWYGPRNTLAFGVFVQGAIGLIMTGCYPYLDTPHYVAAFVVVYGIFLAMGEVGPGDNIGLCAAKTCATPIRGQYYGTAAAMGKIGAFVGTYVFPVIVKNAPNKIRQGQDPFYVSSALCIFSAFLAFFCLPHIGQDTITHEDARFRAYLESHGYDTSSMGTAGGERQRTQ, from the exons ATGATGGACCGCAGTgacgagaagaccaaggagcTGGTGGTGTCGCCGCACGGTGACCCTCATGTCGATGAGGATCCCTTGGCCGACACCGAGAAATCCTTCTGGGAGCGCAGTTGGCCTACCTTTGCCTGTGGTGCTGGTTTGTGGTCGGATGGATATTTGCAATAT GTCATCGGTACCGTCAACACCATGCTCGACAAAATTTACCCCAAGATCTACGATGGCTCTACCTACAGTCAGAACGTCTCGTCCATCGCTTTCGCTGGAACGGTTGTTGGCATGCTCTTTTTTGGCTACCTCTCCGACCATTGGTCTCGATCCAACACCCTCATGGTCTCCACTGTCATCCTGTTCGTTTTTGGTGCTCTCTGTGCCGGTGCCTATGGCCATAATGGCAGCCTTCCCGGCATGTTCACAGCCCTGACGGTCTatcgcttcttcttgggcctAGGTGTCGGAGGTGAATACCCTGCTGGTtccgtcgccgccgccgagagCAGTGGTGAACTGGCCGAGGGCACCCGGCATCGCTGGTTCATTCTCTTCACTAACTTTCAGCTGGATTTGGCCTCTGTCGCTTCGTCGCTTGTGCCTATGATTGTTGTGCTCGCCACTGGAGAGAATCATCTTCGCGCTGCCTGGCGTATCTGCCTGGGCCTTGGTGTCATTCCTCCGCTCAGTCTGATCTATCTGCGGATGAAGCTGAAGGAGCCCGCCGAGTACACCCGCGAAAAGATGAACAAATTTCCCGTCTGGCTGATTGTCAA ATTCTACTGGAAGCGTTGG TGTGTCGTATCTTTGATCTGGTTCATCTACGACTTCTCCACCTACTCCTTCAGTATTTACTCATCCGCCTGGTTGGCCGATATCATTGGCGATAGCGCGCCCATGTGGCAGACACTCGGTTGGAACACCCTCATCAACGTCTTCTACCTACCCGGGTCTGCTCTGGGCGCATTCCTGAGCGATTGGTACGGTCCGCGCAACACACTAGCATTCGGAGTGTTCGTCCAGGGAGCCATCGGCCTGATCATGACCGGATGCTATCCCTACCTGGATACCCCTCACTACGTGGCCGCCTTTGTCGTTGTCTACGG TATCTTCCTCGCCATGGGCGAAGTCGGCCCCGGCGACAACATCGGTCTCTGTGCAGCCAAGACCTGCGCCACGCCCATCCGCGGTCAATACTACGGCACCGCAGCCGCCATGGGCAAAATTGGCGCGTTCGTAGGCACATACGTCTTCCCCGTGATTGTCAAGAACGCCCCGAACAAGATCCGCCAGGGCCAGGATCCGTTTTACGTGTCTAGTGCTTTGTGTATCTTTAGTGCGTTTTTGGCGTTCTTTTGCTTGCCTCATATTGGTCAG GATACCATCACGCACGAGGATGCTCGCTTCCGCGCCTATCTCGAGTCCCACGGGTACGACACATCTAGTATGGGCACGGCGGGCGGCGAGAGGCAGAGGACGCAGTGA
- a CDS encoding F-box protein (COG:S;~EggNog:ENOG410Q2WI;~InterPro:IPR001810,IPR036047;~PFAM:PF00646;~go_function: GO:0005515 - protein binding [Evidence IEA]), protein MSFACLPIELVRKICTYLQLPAWCALRLTCRSLYNITFDSFRRVFRSISVLCTSGGLCQLYELSMHEGIRQHVEELRLVPELFNGEYEMPPYGFAYWDCIRLALKKQRQQQPEEYSASAHVSQYYQDFRFVMKDHRRILKSPTAIRVLRHCMSRFVNLTTVGLRYRPAEGSRDSICLRWRSLTDDLGFPPKFPKEFRRHEWISREQDRAFCFLVRALIASGQNVKHLSTCGKH, encoded by the coding sequence aTGTCCTTCGCTTGTCTTCCCATTGAGTTGGTGAGGAAAATCTGCACCTATCTGCAGCTACCAGCCTGGTGTGCGCTTCGACTGACTTGTCGGTCGCTCTACAACATCACTTTCGATTCGTTTCGACGCGTCTTCCGCAGCATCTCCGTCTTGTGCACCTCCGGCGGACTGTGCCAACTCTATGAGCTTTCCATGCACGAGGGTATTCGCCAACATGTCGAAGAGCTCAGACTTGTCCCGGAGCTATTCAATGGTGAATATGAAATGCCTCCCTATGGTTTCGCGTATTGGGACTGTATTCGATTGGCCTTGAAGAAacagcgacagcagcagcctgagGAGTACTCCGCTTCAGCCCATGTCTCGCAGTACTATCAGGATTTTCGCTTCGTCATGAAAGATCATCGACGCATACTGAAGTCGCCGACTGCCATCCGCGTTCTCCGACACTGTATGAGCCGTTTTGTCAACTTAACTACAGTCGGGTTACGATATCGCCCTGCCGAAGGAAGTCGTGACTCGATATGTCTACGCTGGCGCAGTCTAACAGACGACCTCGGCTTTCCCCCCAAGTTCCCCAAGGAATTCCGCCGGCACGAATGGATCTCCAGAGAGCAGGATCGAGCTTTCTGCTTCCTTGTTAGAGCCCTGATTGCGAGTGGTCAGAACGTGAAGCATCTGTCAACCTGTGGCAAGCATTGA